A single region of the Sphingobium sp. EP60837 genome encodes:
- a CDS encoding heme o synthase — protein sequence MASSPFMAGSSSSTVIAHWRDFIALTKPRVMTLVVFTGLCGLLAAPAHIHPVLAFTAILCIALGAGAAATLNQWYEADIDAKMKRTANRPLPAGRMDRQSALHFGVGLSFFSVLLMGVATNWLAAAVLAVSILFYVFVYTIWLKPRTTQNIVIGGAAGAFPPVIGWAAVTGDIGALPVALFMLTFFWTPPHFWALALFVKTDYAAANIPMLPVVSGEVATRRQIWFYTAIMAVAAMAPVLLRLTGLIYGVVALLGTGLFVVFAFQVFRRRESDSSRMGPERRLFKYSILYLFLLFGAVVVDRWVLA from the coding sequence ATGGCAAGTTCGCCGTTCATGGCTGGAAGCTCGTCTTCCACAGTTATCGCGCATTGGCGGGATTTTATCGCCCTGACCAAGCCGCGGGTGATGACGCTTGTTGTCTTCACCGGCCTGTGCGGTCTGCTCGCGGCCCCGGCTCACATTCATCCGGTTCTGGCCTTCACCGCCATCCTCTGCATTGCGCTGGGAGCCGGCGCTGCTGCGACGCTCAACCAATGGTATGAAGCCGATATCGATGCGAAGATGAAGCGAACGGCGAACCGGCCGCTGCCGGCCGGCCGCATGGATCGGCAGTCGGCCCTCCACTTTGGCGTGGGCCTATCCTTTTTCTCGGTTTTGTTGATGGGCGTGGCGACCAATTGGCTCGCTGCGGCTGTTTTGGCGGTGTCCATCCTCTTTTACGTGTTCGTCTATACGATCTGGCTGAAGCCGCGAACGACGCAGAATATCGTGATCGGCGGAGCTGCCGGAGCATTTCCTCCAGTGATCGGCTGGGCCGCTGTTACAGGTGACATTGGCGCTCTGCCCGTCGCACTGTTCATGCTGACCTTCTTTTGGACGCCGCCTCATTTTTGGGCGCTCGCGCTGTTTGTGAAGACCGATTATGCTGCAGCCAACATACCGATGCTGCCGGTCGTATCTGGCGAAGTCGCGACGCGGCGGCAGATTTGGTTCTACACCGCGATCATGGCTGTGGCGGCGATGGCACCCGTTCTGCTGCGCCTGACGGGGCTGATCTATGGCGTTGTCGCGCTACTGGGCACCGGGCTGTTCGTCGTCTTCGCATTCCAGGTTTTTCGGCGGAGGGAAAGCGACTCAAGCCGCATGGGGCCGGAGCGGCGCTTGTTCAAATATTCGATCCTATACCTCTTCCTTCTCTTTGGAGCGGTGGTGGTTGATCGGTGGGTGCTGGCATGA
- a CDS encoding cytochrome c oxidase assembly protein — MASLPPSPFDRDRRNRRTLVAMAGVGFAMLGLGFASVPLYRIFCERTGFGGTTQRASGDLKIQPAVGHSLSIRFDSNVQPGMPWQFYPEHRTDTVTVGARDMAIFIAKNMSDKPVTGTASFNVTPTQAGAYFTKIQCFCFTQQTLQPGQEVRMPVIYYVDPKILADPDNRDTQQITLSYTFYPVEQDKKPS; from the coding sequence ATGGCCAGCTTGCCGCCTTCGCCTTTCGACCGGGATCGTCGTAATCGGCGGACGCTTGTGGCGATGGCGGGCGTCGGCTTCGCGATGCTCGGGCTGGGTTTCGCGTCGGTCCCGCTTTATCGCATCTTTTGTGAGCGTACGGGTTTCGGGGGTACGACGCAGCGCGCATCAGGGGATCTGAAGATCCAGCCAGCCGTGGGCCACAGCCTGTCAATACGGTTCGATTCGAATGTTCAACCGGGCATGCCCTGGCAATTTTATCCGGAGCATCGGACGGACACGGTGACAGTCGGTGCGCGGGACATGGCGATTTTCATTGCCAAGAATATGTCCGACAAGCCGGTTACGGGAACCGCCAGCTTCAACGTTACGCCAACGCAGGCGGGAGCCTACTTTACCAAGATCCAATGTTTCTGCTTCACGCAGCAGACGCTGCAGCCGGGCCAAGAGGTGCGGATGCCGGTGATCTATTATGTCGATCCAAAGATTCTGGCGGATCCCGACAACCGGGATACTCAGCAAATTACGCTTAGCTACACCTTCTATCCTGTTGAGCAGGATAAAAAGCCAAGCTAA
- a CDS encoding cytochrome c oxidase subunit 3 encodes MAGAKQHDYHILPPSIWPLFGSMSALVMASGAIMWLHPDAMPAGGGWVFLIGVAGVLFTMYSWWANVIAEAHAGDHTPVVQLHLRYGMILFIASEVMFFVGWFWSFFDFSLFPSQLAPIEGMFPSKGIEVMNAFELPLLNTLILLCSGTTVTWAHHALIHGDRESLKTGLWLTVILGLLFSSIQAYEYAHAPFPFGGSPYSSAFYMATGFHGFHVLIGTIFLIVNLVRVYKGHFTPRQHFGFEAAAWYWHFVDVVWLFLFVAIYVWGGWGAPMHGG; translated from the coding sequence ATGGCAGGCGCCAAGCAGCACGATTATCATATTCTACCGCCCAGCATCTGGCCGCTTTTCGGATCCATGTCGGCGCTGGTGATGGCCTCTGGCGCGATCATGTGGCTGCATCCCGACGCCATGCCTGCGGGCGGCGGTTGGGTATTCCTGATCGGCGTCGCCGGCGTTCTGTTTACGATGTACAGCTGGTGGGCCAACGTAATTGCAGAGGCGCATGCTGGCGATCACACGCCCGTAGTCCAATTGCACCTGCGCTATGGCATGATCCTCTTCATCGCCTCTGAAGTCATGTTCTTCGTGGGCTGGTTCTGGTCCTTCTTCGACTTCTCGCTGTTCCCGAGCCAACTTGCGCCGATTGAAGGGATGTTCCCCTCCAAGGGCATCGAGGTGATGAACGCGTTTGAATTGCCCTTGCTCAACACGTTGATCCTGCTCTGCTCGGGCACCACCGTTACTTGGGCGCATCATGCACTGATTCATGGCGATCGGGAGAGCCTCAAGACCGGCCTGTGGCTGACGGTGATCCTGGGTCTGCTCTTCTCGTCGATCCAGGCCTATGAATATGCGCATGCGCCGTTCCCGTTCGGTGGCAGCCCCTATAGCTCGGCCTTCTATATGGCGACGGGCTTCCACGGCTTTCACGTTCTGATCGGTACGATCTTCCTGATCGTCAATCTGGTCCGCGTCTATAAGGGCCACTTCACTCCGCGCCAGCATTTCGGCTTCGAAGCCGCTGCCTGGTACTGGCATTTCGTTGACGTCGTCTGGCTGTTCCTCTTCGTCGCGATTTACGTGTGGGGTGGCTGGGGCGCTCCGATGCATGGCGGCTGA
- a CDS encoding SURF1 family protein — protein MKNVRFPLLATLVVAAAILVMIGLGVWQLQRRGGKEAMLALAAANPAKPPISFPAMPPVPAEMLFRRSSLHCLDVVGWQTEAGRAADGSVGYRYIAQCSTGAEGPGALVALGVAKQPDLAPRWKGGQIRGWISEEPDHRALLSRLGGNVLPLRPMLIAERAPEGLKSVAPPSVEDVPNNHLAYAVQWFFFAAVAAFIYVLALNRRTPPGASS, from the coding sequence ATGAAGAATGTACGCTTTCCGCTTTTGGCCACCTTAGTAGTCGCCGCCGCCATTCTCGTCATGATCGGCCTAGGTGTGTGGCAGCTACAAAGGCGTGGCGGAAAGGAGGCCATGCTCGCGCTGGCCGCGGCCAATCCCGCCAAACCGCCAATCAGCTTTCCAGCCATGCCGCCCGTGCCGGCCGAAATGCTGTTCCGCCGTTCGTCTCTTCATTGCCTCGATGTGGTCGGATGGCAGACGGAGGCTGGCCGCGCGGCCGATGGATCGGTCGGCTATCGCTATATCGCTCAATGCTCGACCGGCGCGGAAGGCCCCGGGGCGCTCGTAGCGTTGGGCGTCGCCAAGCAACCGGACCTGGCACCCCGTTGGAAAGGCGGTCAGATAAGGGGCTGGATCTCCGAGGAGCCGGATCACCGGGCCCTTCTTTCGCGGCTTGGCGGCAATGTGCTTCCCTTACGGCCTATGCTGATTGCGGAGCGGGCTCCCGAAGGGCTGAAGTCTGTCGCTCCGCCGAGTGTCGAGGATGTGCCGAACAACCATCTCGCCTACGCGGTTCAGTGGTTTTTCTTCGCCGCTGTCGCCGCGTTCATTTACGTGCTGGCGCTGAATAGGCGGACGCCTCC